The proteins below are encoded in one region of Desulfobotulus mexicanus:
- a CDS encoding cell division protein FtsL has product MSISFIIFFGATWIRTQCTNLNFSISQIRTEKARLVTQKRNLEIEQARLRSPERIRNLAENRLGLSIPKPENIIDLSGTVHEKGP; this is encoded by the coding sequence TTGAGTATTTCTTTTATCATTTTCTTTGGTGCCACCTGGATCCGAACACAGTGTACCAATCTTAATTTTTCCATCAGCCAGATCCGGACAGAAAAAGCAAGGCTGGTGACACAAAAACGGAACCTTGAAATAGAACAGGCACGGCTGCGCTCACCGGAACGCATCCGGAACCTTGCTGAAAACCGGCTGGGGCTTTCCATACCCAAACCCGAAAACATCATTGATCTCAGCGGAACTGTCCATGAAAAAGGTCCATAA
- the rsmH gene encoding 16S rRNA (cytosine(1402)-N(4))-methyltransferase RsmH, which yields MDFHHISCMPDEVLTFLQGKEDGIYVDATLGGCGHARRILTEIPGSQLIGIDQDPHAVAHGKEALAPYGSRASIVQGNFSGIGTFLDELGIDAVDGILADLGLSLYQLEASGRGFSFRGNEPLDMRMNPASPRSAADIVNNENEQALKTLFRDLGEERFAGPIARRIVHMREENSIETTGQLTEIVRMSIPAKHRAKQKINPATRVFMALRIAVNEELEKLDLFLKEAPLRLKPGGKMVVLSFHSLEDRRVKQAFRNLAFPCICPPDFPICNCGHKADFRLLTSKAVKPGEKEVLANPMARSTRLRALQRLP from the coding sequence ATGGATTTTCACCATATCTCATGCATGCCCGATGAAGTACTTACCTTTCTGCAGGGAAAGGAAGACGGAATTTATGTGGATGCCACCCTGGGGGGCTGTGGCCATGCCAGACGAATTCTCACAGAAATACCCGGAAGCCAGCTGATCGGGATTGATCAGGACCCCCATGCAGTTGCCCATGGTAAAGAGGCCCTTGCGCCTTACGGCAGCAGGGCTTCCATAGTCCAGGGAAACTTTTCCGGTATAGGAACTTTTCTGGATGAGCTGGGCATTGATGCTGTGGACGGTATTCTGGCGGATCTGGGCCTGTCTCTGTATCAGCTGGAAGCCAGTGGCAGGGGTTTCAGCTTCAGGGGAAACGAACCTCTGGATATGCGCATGAACCCGGCATCTCCCCGCAGTGCTGCCGATATAGTAAACAATGAAAACGAACAGGCATTGAAAACCCTTTTCCGGGATCTTGGGGAAGAACGGTTTGCTGGTCCCATAGCCAGGCGCATTGTGCATATGCGGGAAGAAAATTCCATAGAAACAACAGGTCAGCTGACAGAAATTGTACGCATGAGCATACCGGCAAAGCATAGGGCAAAACAAAAAATAAACCCGGCCACCAGGGTATTCATGGCCTTAAGAATTGCCGTCAATGAGGAACTGGAAAAACTGGACTTATTTTTAAAAGAAGCCCCCTTAAGGCTCAAACCCGGTGGAAAAATGGTTGTATTAAGCTTTCATTCCCTGGAAGACCGCAGGGTAAAGCAGGCCTTTCGCAATCTGGCCTTTCCCTGCATCTGTCCACCGGATTTTCCCATATGCAACTGCGGCCATAAGGCAGACTTCCGTCTGCTGACATCAAAGGCCGTTAAGCCCGGAGAAAAGGAAGTTCTTGCAAACCCCATGGCCCGAAGTACCCGCCTGCGGGCTTTGCAGCGACTGCCATGA
- the mraZ gene encoding division/cell wall cluster transcriptional repressor MraZ, giving the protein MFRGSSTHKLDPKGRISIPTRFRTVMDKEDCPGLMLSRMDQNIVAYTYCQWEKIEQRILSLAEKSDAMRRFRRVFVGGAHDCPLDSQSRILIPPSLRSYAGLEKNIVLVGVLDHFEILSEEQWARETELLETDMENDDTLRAEIARLGL; this is encoded by the coding sequence ATGTTCCGGGGCAGTTCCACACACAAACTCGATCCAAAGGGTCGCATATCCATACCCACCCGTTTCCGGACGGTGATGGATAAGGAAGACTGCCCCGGCCTGATGCTTTCGCGCATGGATCAAAATATTGTCGCCTACACCTATTGTCAGTGGGAAAAAATCGAGCAGCGCATCCTTAGTCTTGCAGAAAAAAGTGACGCCATGCGCCGTTTCAGGAGAGTTTTTGTGGGCGGCGCCCACGATTGCCCCCTGGACAGTCAGAGCCGAATTCTTATTCCTCCATCTCTGCGCAGTTACGCCGGTCTTGAAAAAAATATTGTACTTGTCGGAGTGCTGGATCATTTTGAAATTCTTTCCGAAGAACAATGGGCCAGAGAAACCGAGCTACTGGAAACAGATATGGAAAATGATGACACCTTACGGGCTGAAATTGCCAGACTTGGACTCTGA
- a CDS encoding hydroxyacylglutathione hydrolase family protein has product MLVHQFRYNSDNFAYLLEEGGEALAIDGGAVDAILQKVSERGLHLVGVTATHGHPDHVQGNKGLAGQAGAPLLHHGELALKGGFHLGETFVRVFATPGHTLDSVCFFAEDCLIAGDTLFNGTVGNCFSGDLDAFFKSIEEILALPMTTRVYAGHDYVREAVAFAKSIEPENPFLDSFLSGIDPEHVYSLLKDEMRVNPYLRYNDPVMTKLLVSRGLAADTARARWHSIMELY; this is encoded by the coding sequence ATGCTGGTTCATCAGTTTCGTTACAATTCAGACAATTTTGCCTATCTTCTGGAAGAAGGTGGAGAAGCGCTGGCCATAGACGGTGGTGCTGTGGATGCCATTTTACAGAAGGTGTCCGAACGGGGACTGCACCTTGTGGGAGTGACGGCCACCCATGGCCATCCGGATCATGTGCAGGGCAACAAAGGTCTTGCCGGGCAGGCGGGAGCCCCTCTCCTTCACCATGGGGAGCTGGCGCTAAAGGGTGGTTTTCATCTGGGTGAGACCTTTGTCCGGGTCTTTGCCACGCCGGGCCATACCCTTGATTCAGTATGCTTTTTTGCAGAGGACTGCCTGATTGCCGGGGACACCCTTTTTAACGGAACCGTGGGCAATTGTTTCTCCGGTGATCTGGATGCATTTTTTAAAAGCATTGAGGAGATTCTGGCCCTTCCCATGACCACAAGGGTGTACGCAGGCCATGACTATGTGAGGGAAGCGGTGGCCTTTGCAAAGAGCATAGAGCCGGAAAATCCCTTTCTGGATTCTTTTCTTTCGGGTATTGATCCGGAGCATGTTTATTCGCTCCTTAAGGATGAGATGCGGGTAAATCCCTATCTGCGCTACAATGATCCTGTGATGACGAAGCTTCTTGTCAGCCGGGGCCTTGCCGCAGACACGGCACGGGCACGCTGGCACAGTATCATGGAGCTTTATTGA
- a CDS encoding IMP cyclohydrolase — protein MSQDLKKMYKTVMDDAFSSAMEISFVEGSQRQTLYYEKVAWAIDDVLKGLRYGENPGQEAALYRLVNGNLILGQTQTLQPGKYLVSDIELLQSGKHPGKTNLTDADNALNILRYFTDTPTVVIVKHNNPCGVAKDASLEKAYHKAYMADRIAAFGGCIALNRSVDKATAEAIAAQYAEVVVAPDFEDGVMDILGAKKNLRVIRIANMARLHEFVGQPVVDFKSLMDGGLVAQWSFVPTALKKEDLLPAVCDYKGQTYRVKREPTQAEYEDLLFGWLVESGITSNSVIYVKDGVTVGIGTGEQDRVGVAEIARDKAYKKLADRYCFEACGKGYNLMDDEDKKAEIDARVAAEKGGLIASSMVSDAFFPFRDGIDVGLKEGVSAVIQPGGSMNDYQSIEACNEYDAAMVFTGQRSFKH, from the coding sequence ATGAGTCAGGATCTGAAAAAAATGTATAAAACCGTAATGGATGATGCCTTTTCTTCTGCCATGGAAATCAGCTTTGTGGAGGGCTCCCAGAGGCAGACCCTTTATTATGAAAAGGTGGCATGGGCCATTGATGATGTGCTGAAGGGACTGCGTTACGGGGAGAATCCCGGTCAGGAGGCGGCCCTTTATCGTCTTGTTAACGGCAATCTTATTTTAGGGCAGACCCAGACCCTTCAGCCGGGAAAATACCTTGTCTCGGATATAGAGCTGCTCCAGAGCGGCAAACATCCCGGAAAGACCAATTTAACCGATGCGGACAATGCCCTGAACATCCTTCGCTATTTTACTGACACGCCGACGGTGGTCATTGTCAAGCACAACAATCCCTGTGGTGTGGCAAAGGATGCCAGCCTGGAAAAGGCCTACCACAAAGCCTATATGGCCGACCGCATCGCTGCCTTTGGCGGATGTATTGCCCTTAACCGCTCTGTGGACAAAGCCACTGCAGAGGCCATTGCTGCCCAGTATGCCGAAGTGGTGGTGGCCCCGGATTTTGAAGACGGTGTTATGGATATTCTGGGAGCTAAAAAGAATCTCAGGGTGATCCGTATTGCTAACATGGCAAGGCTGCATGAGTTTGTGGGTCAGCCTGTGGTGGATTTTAAGAGCCTGATGGATGGCGGTCTGGTGGCCCAGTGGAGTTTTGTTCCGACCGCCCTGAAAAAAGAAGATCTCCTGCCAGCGGTCTGTGATTACAAGGGGCAGACCTATAGGGTTAAGCGGGAACCCACCCAAGCCGAATATGAGGATCTTCTTTTTGGCTGGCTTGTGGAGTCCGGCATCACCTCCAACTCTGTTATCTATGTGAAGGACGGAGTTACGGTGGGAATTGGTACGGGTGAGCAGGACAGGGTTGGGGTTGCGGAAATAGCAAGGGACAAGGCCTATAAAAAGCTTGCCGATCGCTATTGTTTTGAAGCATGTGGCAAGGGCTATAACCTCATGGATGATGAAGATAAAAAGGCGGAGATTGATGCCCGTGTGGCTGCGGAAAAGGGCGGCCTTATCGCTTCTTCCATGGTAAGCGATGCTTTTTTCCCCTTCAGGGACGGTATTGACGTTGGCCTGAAGGAGGGCGTTTCTGCGGTAATTCAGCCCGGTGGTTCCATGAATGACTATCAGTCCATTGAAGCCTGCAATGAATATGATGCCGCCATGGTCTTTACGGGTCAGCGCAGCTTTAAACACTGA
- a CDS encoding VanZ family protein yields the protein MKRFFKISADILAATGILLIMGLIASKYSQQYQSIAMQAENFAGGYQVLHRMVGGTLAICLAWLLRIYRRSIAKQGLLFILILFCYAFDEWLQSLVPHRHASLDDFKNSAAGWSVALILWASIFWIRKVRIK from the coding sequence TTGAAAAGATTTTTTAAAATTTCAGCGGACATCCTTGCTGCAACAGGTATTCTTCTGATCATGGGTCTGATAGCAAGCAAGTACAGTCAGCAATATCAGAGCATTGCCATGCAGGCTGAAAACTTTGCGGGAGGATATCAGGTGCTGCATCGTATGGTCGGGGGTACCCTGGCGATCTGCCTTGCCTGGCTGCTGCGCATATACCGGAGATCCATAGCAAAACAGGGGCTGCTGTTTATTCTGATACTCTTCTGCTATGCCTTTGATGAATGGCTGCAAAGCCTTGTACCCCATCGGCATGCAAGCCTTGATGACTTTAAGAATTCGGCTGCAGGCTGGTCAGTAGCTCTGATATTATGGGCCTCCATTTTCTGGATCAGGAAAGTGCGGATAAAATAA
- the rfbB gene encoding dTDP-glucose 4,6-dehydratase, with protein MKILVTGGAGFIGSALIRYIIANTSDSVVNVDKLTYAANLESLAEVSRSSRYVFEQVDICDKVELVRVFETHRPDAVMHLAAESHVDRSIDGPAAFIETNIVGTYNLLEAARSYWTGLETERGAAFRFHHISTDEVYGDLEDPQAFFTENTPYAPSSPYSASKASSDHLVRAWNRTYGLPVLITNCSNNYGPYHFPEKLVPHMILNALHGRPLPVYGNGQQIRDWLYVEDHARALYLVLSRGQIGETYNIGGNNEKRNLEVVETICDLLEEMAPENPRSRKSTNSEGFRRLITFVKDRPGHDLRYAIDAGKIAAELGWKPEESFETGLKKTVKWYLENEKWWKRVLSGAYKLERLG; from the coding sequence ATGAAAATTCTCGTTACAGGTGGTGCGGGATTTATCGGGTCTGCACTTATCCGTTATATTATAGCCAATACCAGTGACAGTGTAGTCAATGTGGATAAACTGACTTATGCTGCCAATCTGGAATCTCTGGCAGAAGTTTCCCGGAGCTCCAGATATGTTTTTGAACAGGTTGATATCTGTGACAAAGTGGAGCTTGTGCGGGTTTTTGAAACCCACAGGCCCGATGCAGTGATGCATCTTGCCGCAGAAAGCCATGTGGACAGATCCATAGATGGCCCGGCCGCCTTTATAGAAACCAATATTGTGGGAACCTATAATCTTCTGGAGGCAGCCAGATCCTATTGGACGGGGCTGGAGACGGAGCGCGGGGCTGCCTTTCGTTTCCATCATATCTCCACGGATGAGGTATACGGCGATCTTGAAGACCCTCAGGCTTTTTTTACGGAAAACACCCCCTATGCTCCCAGTTCTCCCTATTCGGCCAGTAAAGCCAGTTCCGATCATCTGGTACGGGCATGGAACAGAACCTATGGTCTGCCAGTTCTTATCACAAACTGCTCCAATAATTATGGCCCTTATCATTTTCCGGAAAAGCTTGTTCCCCACATGATCCTCAATGCCCTGCACGGCAGGCCTCTGCCTGTTTACGGAAACGGACAGCAGATCCGTGACTGGCTTTATGTTGAAGATCATGCCCGCGCCCTGTATCTGGTTTTGAGCCGGGGCCAGATTGGTGAAACTTATAACATCGGTGGAAATAACGAAAAGAGAAATCTGGAAGTTGTGGAAACAATCTGTGATCTGCTGGAAGAAATGGCTCCGGAAAACCCCCGCAGCCGGAAAAGCACAAATTCGGAAGGCTTCAGGAGGTTGATCACCTTTGTGAAGGACAGACCCGGCCATGATCTCAGGTATGCCATTGATGCCGGGAAGATAGCTGCGGAACTGGGGTGGAAGCCCGAAGAAAGCTTTGAAACCGGATTGAAAAAGACTGTGAAGTGGTATCTTGAAAATGAAAAATGGTGGAAGCGCGTACTCAGTGGCGCTTATAAGCTTGAGAGGCTGGGGTAG
- a CDS encoding NAD-dependent epimerase/dehydratase family protein: MSSYISCKEKLAASPRTWLITGVAGFIGSNLLETLLKLNQRVVGLDNFATGHRYNLDEVQASVSKEQWQAFSFIEGDICDPDTCRRACTDVDYVLHQAALGSVPRSLEDPITTNRANIDGFLNMLVAARDAGVKSFTYAASSSTYGDHPGLPKVEDTIGKPLSPYAVTKYVNELYADVFSRCYGFHSIGLRYFNIFGKRQDPAGAYAAVIPKWTAAMIAGDAVYINGDGETSRDFCFIENAVQANLLAAVAEDGVKNQVYNVAVGGRTTLNELFLYLAEALKTNGIHYDQKPVYRDFRAGDVRHSQADIEKAAKLLGYGPAFTIREGILEAMPWYVGKKG, translated from the coding sequence ATGTCATCTTATATTTCTTGTAAGGAAAAACTTGCTGCTTCACCCCGCACCTGGCTCATTACAGGGGTTGCGGGTTTTATAGGCTCCAACCTCCTTGAAACCCTTTTAAAGCTCAATCAGAGGGTTGTTGGTCTGGATAATTTTGCCACGGGCCACAGGTATAATCTGGATGAGGTGCAGGCATCTGTTTCAAAAGAGCAGTGGCAGGCCTTTTCATTCATTGAAGGGGATATCTGTGATCCGGATACCTGCAGAAGGGCCTGTACAGATGTTGATTATGTTCTTCATCAGGCAGCCCTTGGTTCTGTCCCAAGATCCCTTGAAGACCCCATAACAACCAACAGGGCCAACATAGATGGTTTTCTGAACATGCTTGTGGCTGCACGGGATGCGGGTGTTAAAAGCTTTACCTATGCCGCATCCAGCTCCACATACGGAGATCATCCGGGACTTCCCAAGGTGGAGGATACCATTGGAAAGCCTTTGTCTCCCTATGCTGTCACCAAATATGTGAATGAGCTTTACGCCGATGTTTTTTCACGTTGCTATGGTTTTCATTCCATTGGTCTGCGGTATTTTAATATCTTTGGAAAACGTCAGGACCCTGCCGGAGCCTATGCCGCTGTTATTCCCAAATGGACGGCGGCCATGATAGCAGGTGATGCGGTTTATATTAACGGGGATGGAGAAACTAGCCGGGATTTCTGCTTCATTGAAAATGCGGTGCAGGCCAATCTGCTGGCTGCTGTGGCAGAGGATGGGGTAAAAAATCAGGTTTATAATGTTGCCGTAGGTGGTAGAACCACCCTTAATGAGCTTTTTCTTTATCTGGCAGAAGCCCTGAAGACTAATGGCATTCATTATGATCAAAAGCCCGTGTATAGGGATTTCAGGGCAGGGGATGTGCGCCATTCCCAGGCGGATATAGAAAAGGCTGCTAAACTTCTGGGATACGGTCCTGCCTTTACCATTCGGGAGGGTATTTTGGAAGCCATGCCGTGGTATGTGGGCAAGAAAGGGTAG
- the tviB gene encoding Vi polysaccharide biosynthesis UDP-N-acetylglucosamine C-6 dehydrogenase TviB: MLTFNNFKPAIVGLGYVGLPLAVEFGKKRSVLGFDINEKRIAELRTGKDHTLEVSEDEMAEASLLSFTADPKELYACNVFIVTVPTPIDEYKNPDLTPLVKASETIGRVLKKDDIVIYESTVYPGATEEVCVPVLEKFSGLVFNKDFYAGYSPERINPGDKEHRVSTIKKVTAGSTPEVAELVDALYREIITAGTHKASSIKVAEAAKVIENTQRDVNIALINELALIFNKMGIDTEAVLEAAGTKWNFLPFRPGLVGGHCIGVDPYYLTHKAQAIGYHPAMILAGRRINDGMGPYVASQLVKAMMKKRIHVAGSRVLIMGLTFKENCPDLRNTRIVDIMQELSDYGVNVDVYDPWVNPEEAFEEYGISTVTSPEQGLYDGVILAVAHQQFREMGSTAIRSLGRKDHVLYDLKYVLTAEEADLRL; this comes from the coding sequence ATGCTGACCTTTAACAATTTTAAACCGGCCATTGTGGGCCTTGGATATGTGGGCCTGCCCCTGGCCGTGGAATTCGGCAAAAAAAGAAGTGTTCTGGGTTTTGACATCAATGAAAAGCGCATTGCAGAGCTGCGCACCGGAAAAGATCATACCCTTGAAGTCAGTGAAGATGAAATGGCTGAGGCCAGCCTTTTATCCTTCACGGCAGATCCAAAGGAGCTTTATGCATGCAATGTCTTTATTGTGACGGTTCCAACACCCATAGATGAGTACAAAAATCCGGACCTTACCCCGCTGGTCAAAGCCAGTGAAACCATAGGCCGTGTGTTGAAAAAAGATGACATTGTCATTTATGAGTCCACCGTTTACCCCGGAGCCACGGAAGAAGTCTGTGTGCCTGTTCTGGAAAAATTTTCAGGCCTTGTCTTTAATAAAGACTTTTACGCAGGTTACAGCCCGGAGCGCATCAATCCCGGAGACAAGGAACACAGGGTCAGCACCATCAAAAAGGTGACGGCAGGCTCCACGCCGGAGGTTGCGGAACTGGTGGATGCCCTTTACCGGGAAATCATCACCGCAGGTACCCACAAGGCCAGCAGCATCAAGGTGGCGGAAGCCGCCAAGGTCATAGAAAATACCCAGAGGGATGTGAACATTGCCCTTATTAATGAGCTGGCACTCATTTTTAATAAAATGGGGATAGACACGGAGGCCGTTCTGGAAGCCGCAGGCACCAAATGGAATTTTCTTCCCTTTCGGCCCGGTCTGGTGGGTGGTCACTGCATTGGTGTTGATCCCTACTACCTTACCCATAAGGCTCAGGCCATAGGCTATCATCCTGCCATGATTCTGGCGGGCAGGCGCATCAACGATGGCATGGGACCATACGTGGCTTCCCAGCTTGTAAAGGCCATGATGAAAAAGCGTATCCATGTGGCCGGGTCACGGGTGCTGATAATGGGGCTGACCTTCAAGGAAAACTGCCCGGATCTGCGGAATACCCGCATCGTTGATATTATGCAGGAGCTTTCCGATTACGGCGTGAATGTGGATGTGTATGATCCATGGGTGAATCCGGAAGAGGCTTTTGAAGAATACGGCATCAGTACCGTGACAAGCCCTGAACAGGGTCTCTATGACGGTGTTATTCTTGCCGTAGCCCATCAGCAGTTCCGGGAGATGGGGTCTACAGCCATCCGGTCTTTGGGCAGAAAGGATCATGTTCTCTATGATCTGAAGTATGTCCTGACGGCAGAAGAGGCAGATCTGAGGTTATGA
- a CDS encoding PilZ domain-containing protein: protein MKTLPPAGAERRKHPRFRALPNTVAILNSNPIRIGQVLDISDDGLSFSYVSNLHWPAKSPDTNEALILSCKNLYFRLQSHQYSIVADQSFEPAMSFSHIPIRRMSLILSNLNPKEQGMLKEYRRNG from the coding sequence ATGAAAACCCTTCCCCCCGCAGGCGCTGAAAGGCGCAAACACCCAAGATTCAGAGCCCTTCCCAATACGGTTGCCATTCTTAACTCAAATCCCATACGCATCGGGCAGGTTCTTGACATCAGCGATGATGGCCTTTCATTTTCCTATGTATCCAACCTGCATTGGCCAGCCAAATCTCCGGACACCAACGAAGCTCTAATACTGAGCTGTAAAAATCTCTACTTCCGGCTGCAGTCTCACCAGTACTCCATTGTTGCAGACCAGAGTTTTGAGCCAGCCATGTCCTTCTCTCATATTCCCATCCGCAGAATGTCTCTTATATTATCCAACCTGAATCCAAAAGAACAAGGGATGCTTAAAGAATACCGCAGGAATGGCTGA
- the galU gene encoding UTP--glucose-1-phosphate uridylyltransferase GalU produces the protein MIKKCLFPAAGYGTRFLPATKAMPKEMMPIVNKPLIEYGVEEALQACMTDMCIVTGRGKNAILDHFDMNYELEHQISGTRKEELLADIRAILDKANFTYIRQREMKGLGHAILTGRALVGDNPFAVLLADDLCIHPEEGVLAQMVALYKQFRCSIVAVEEVPEGEIHKYGVIAGKALTDTLVSVEDMVEKPEPGTAPSNLAIIGRYILTPDIFDILEKTPPGKNGEIQITDALLQQAKSGCVIAYRFKGRRFDCGSVHGYIQATNYCYENFYVEF, from the coding sequence ATGATTAAAAAATGTCTTTTCCCGGCCGCAGGCTACGGAACCCGTTTTTTGCCTGCAACCAAGGCCATGCCCAAAGAGATGATGCCCATCGTTAATAAGCCTCTGATTGAGTATGGTGTGGAAGAGGCTCTTCAGGCTTGTATGACAGATATGTGCATTGTTACCGGTCGCGGGAAAAATGCTATCCTCGATCATTTTGACATGAATTATGAACTGGAACACCAGATTTCCGGCACCAGAAAAGAAGAGCTGTTGGCGGATATCCGTGCGATCCTCGATAAAGCCAACTTTACCTATATTCGCCAGCGGGAGATGAAGGGGCTGGGGCATGCCATTCTTACGGGGCGTGCTTTGGTGGGCGATAACCCCTTTGCGGTACTGCTGGCTGATGATCTCTGTATCCACCCGGAAGAAGGCGTTCTTGCCCAAATGGTGGCACTTTATAAACAGTTCCGCTGTTCCATTGTTGCAGTGGAAGAGGTGCCGGAAGGTGAAATCCATAAATATGGAGTGATTGCCGGAAAGGCCCTGACAGATACTTTGGTGTCTGTGGAAGATATGGTGGAGAAGCCGGAACCGGGAACAGCCCCCAGTAATCTTGCCATCATTGGTCGCTATATCCTTACTCCGGATATTTTCGACATACTTGAGAAAACACCTCCGGGTAAAAATGGTGAAATCCAGATAACCGATGCCTTGCTTCAGCAGGCAAAGTCCGGCTGTGTCATTGCTTACAGGTTTAAGGGCAGACGTTTTGACTGCGGTTCTGTGCATGGCTATATTCAGGCCACAAATTATTGTTATGAGAATTTTTATGTAGAGTTTTAG